One window of Mustela lutreola isolate mMusLut2 chromosome 13, mMusLut2.pri, whole genome shotgun sequence genomic DNA carries:
- the TGDS gene encoding dTDP-D-glucose 4,6-dehydratase isoform X3 produces MIVSLVEDYPNYMIINLDKLDYCASLKNLETISNKQNYKFIQGDICNSHFVKLLFETEKIDIVLHFAAQTHVDLSFVRAFEFTYVNVYGTHVLVSAAHEARVEKFIYVSTDEVYGGSLDKEFDESSPKQPTNPYASSKAAAECFVQSYWERYKFPAVITRSSNVYGPHQYPEKVIPKFISLLQHNRKCCIHGSGLQTRNFLYATDVVEAFLTVLKKGKPGEIYNIGTNFEMSVLQLAKELIQLIKETSSESEMESWVDYVNDRPTNDMRYPMKSEKIHGLGWRPKVPWKEGIKKTIDWYRENFHNWKNAEKALEPFPV; encoded by the exons CTGGATTACTGTGCAAGCTTGAAGAATCTTGAAACCATTTCtaacaaacaaaactacaaatTTATACAG gGTGACATATGTAATTCTCACTTTGTGAAATTGctttttgaaacagaaaaaatagatATAGTACTACATTTTGCTGCACAAACACATGTAG atctttcatTTGTACGTGCCTTTGAGTTTACGTATGTTAATGTCTATGGCACTcatgttttggtgagtgctgccCACGAAGCCAGAGTGGAGAAGTTCATTTACGTGAGCACAGATGAAGTATATGGAGGCAGTCTCGATAAG GAATTTGATGAATCTTCACCCAAACAACCTACAAATCCTTATGCATCATCTAAAGCAGCTGCTGAGTGTTTTGTACAGTCGTACTGGGAACGATATAAG TTTCCAGCTGTCATCACGCGAAGCAGTAATGTTTACGGACCACATCAGTATCCAGAAAAG gttattccaaaatttatatcTTTACTACAACACAACAGGAAATG CTGCATTCATGGATCAGGGCTTCAAACAAGAAATTTCCTTTATGCAACTGATGTAGTAGAAGCATTTCTCACTGTCCTCAAGAAAGGGAAACCAGGTGAAATTTATAACATCGGAACCAATTTTGAAATGTCAGTGCTCCAGCTTGCCAAAGAACTAATACAActg ATCAAAGAGACCAGTTCAGAGTCCGAAATGGAAAGCTGGGTGGATTATGTGAATGATAG accTACCAACGACATGAGATATCCAATGAAGTCAGAAAAAATACATGGCTTAGGATGGAGACCCAAAGTGCCTtggaaagaaggaataaagaaaacaa TTGACTGGTACAGAGAGAATTTTCACAACTGGAagaatgcagaaaaggcattagaACCCTTTCCAGTATAA
- the TGDS gene encoding dTDP-D-glucose 4,6-dehydratase isoform X2 encodes MHSASHMIVSLVEDYPNYMIINLDKLDYCASLKNLETISNKQNYKFIQGDICNSHFVKLLFETEKIDIVLHFAAQTHVDLSFVRAFEFTYVNVYGTHVLVSAAHEARVEKFIYVSTDEVYGGSLDKEFDESSPKQPTNPYASSKAAAECFVQSYWERYKFPAVITRSSNVYGPHQYPEKVIPKFISLLQHNRKCCIHGSGLQTRNFLYATDVVEAFLTVLKKGKPGEIYNIGTNFEMSVLQLAKELIQLIKETSSESEMESWVDYVNDRPTNDMRYPMKSEKIHGLGWRPKVPWKEGIKKTIDWYRENFHNWKNAEKALEPFPV; translated from the exons CTGGATTACTGTGCAAGCTTGAAGAATCTTGAAACCATTTCtaacaaacaaaactacaaatTTATACAG gGTGACATATGTAATTCTCACTTTGTGAAATTGctttttgaaacagaaaaaatagatATAGTACTACATTTTGCTGCACAAACACATGTAG atctttcatTTGTACGTGCCTTTGAGTTTACGTATGTTAATGTCTATGGCACTcatgttttggtgagtgctgccCACGAAGCCAGAGTGGAGAAGTTCATTTACGTGAGCACAGATGAAGTATATGGAGGCAGTCTCGATAAG GAATTTGATGAATCTTCACCCAAACAACCTACAAATCCTTATGCATCATCTAAAGCAGCTGCTGAGTGTTTTGTACAGTCGTACTGGGAACGATATAAG TTTCCAGCTGTCATCACGCGAAGCAGTAATGTTTACGGACCACATCAGTATCCAGAAAAG gttattccaaaatttatatcTTTACTACAACACAACAGGAAATG CTGCATTCATGGATCAGGGCTTCAAACAAGAAATTTCCTTTATGCAACTGATGTAGTAGAAGCATTTCTCACTGTCCTCAAGAAAGGGAAACCAGGTGAAATTTATAACATCGGAACCAATTTTGAAATGTCAGTGCTCCAGCTTGCCAAAGAACTAATACAActg ATCAAAGAGACCAGTTCAGAGTCCGAAATGGAAAGCTGGGTGGATTATGTGAATGATAG accTACCAACGACATGAGATATCCAATGAAGTCAGAAAAAATACATGGCTTAGGATGGAGACCCAAAGTGCCTtggaaagaaggaataaagaaaacaa TTGACTGGTACAGAGAGAATTTTCACAACTGGAagaatgcagaaaaggcattagaACCCTTTCCAGTATAA